A portion of the Thermosediminibacter oceani DSM 16646 genome contains these proteins:
- a CDS encoding ATP-binding cassette domain-containing protein, whose amino-acid sequence MELFVWKDKVANSLPYGLQRRLEIARALALKPKLLLLDEPAAGMNPDETLQLMNLIRRIRDEFGCTILVIEHHTWT is encoded by the coding sequence ATGGAACTTTTCGTGTGGAAGGATAAGGTGGCCAATTCTCTCCCTTACGGGCTCCAGCGAAGACTGGAAATCGCCAGAGCCCTGGCGCTGAAGCCTAAACTCCTTTTGCTCGACGAGCCCGCCGCGGGCATGAACCCCGACGAGACGCTGCAGTTGATGAACCTGATCCGCCGGATCAGGGACGAGTTCGGCTGCACCATACTCGTCATAGAGCACCACACATGGACCTGA
- a CDS encoding BglG family transcription antiterminator → MEYYLYTRQKTLLRFLLTRKDWVKGQEIAAALGVTDRTVRNDIAYINSLTKDNEEIITSMKSKGYRIKNCEKAREILKLARVDSPDNPDERVNYILKKLIFDKKELDIYQLADEIMVSESTIVGDLKRINKIVSANNRDLKVIKKSSKIFLKGSEKDKRSLLSELLFKETNGSFFDVSKYKKYFKDVDLDLIQKHLLETVKKYSFSINEMAVVNLLIHIAITVDRIKNKNLLDIYTSCRNMVNTMEYKIAKELCTKLEDEFQIKFPPEEVLYVSYLILGREKIQCTCTNRDELKDIVEPYYISLTVALLNSIATEYGIDFTRDDTLLIGLCLHLKIMYCRIKNGMVLRNPLLEDLKRRYPFIFEIAVFLAREFYRLTGLQVNEDEIGFIALHLGAAFERYTEKQNFPKRVAIVCPTGYTTSNILLSKINSIYKEKIKVLGVFSFMELDSIKKDNPDFIFTTVPLEHDLPINTIVISPFLDEKDKKLIDKTLNLYYAESKAESLRSEADKFFKEELFYKNLVFQNEFQVIDFMAKELHEKGYVPQNYPQLVIEREKLSSTSFGNLVAIPHPVLISAYETVISVAILDKPIMWGKHKVQLVLMFAIKPGDRKKLDFLYNHIIDAIDRPGGVNSLIESRDFYDFKSRLLNLNYEN, encoded by the coding sequence TTGGAATATTATCTTTATACGCGGCAAAAAACGTTATTGAGATTTCTGTTGACTCGAAAAGACTGGGTAAAAGGGCAAGAGATCGCTGCAGCCCTAGGGGTAACCGACAGAACGGTGAGAAATGATATTGCATACATAAACTCTCTTACAAAAGATAATGAAGAAATTATTACCTCAATGAAAAGTAAAGGTTACCGTATTAAAAACTGCGAAAAAGCAAGGGAAATATTAAAACTGGCTAGGGTTGATTCGCCTGACAATCCTGATGAAAGGGTAAACTACATTCTGAAAAAGTTAATTTTTGATAAAAAAGAATTAGACATTTACCAACTCGCTGATGAAATTATGGTAAGCGAATCAACTATAGTCGGTGATTTGAAGCGTATAAACAAGATAGTGAGTGCAAACAACAGGGATTTAAAAGTTATTAAAAAGTCCTCAAAAATTTTTCTCAAGGGGAGTGAAAAAGATAAGAGAAGTTTACTAAGCGAGCTGTTATTCAAAGAAACAAACGGCAGTTTCTTTGATGTATCAAAATATAAGAAATACTTCAAGGATGTTGATTTAGATTTAATTCAAAAACACCTGTTAGAAACAGTTAAAAAATACAGTTTTTCCATAAACGAAATGGCTGTAGTAAATCTTTTAATTCATATTGCAATAACTGTAGATAGGATAAAGAATAAAAACCTTCTGGACATCTATACTAGTTGCAGAAATATGGTAAATACAATGGAATATAAAATAGCAAAGGAATTATGTACAAAACTGGAGGATGAATTTCAGATTAAATTTCCGCCGGAAGAGGTATTATATGTTTCATACCTTATTCTAGGTAGAGAAAAGATACAATGTACCTGTACAAACCGCGATGAATTAAAAGATATCGTTGAACCATACTATATCTCCTTAACAGTGGCTTTGCTGAATTCAATAGCTACGGAATACGGCATAGATTTTACGCGTGATGATACTCTATTGATCGGTTTATGTCTTCATTTAAAAATAATGTATTGCAGGATTAAAAATGGAATGGTTCTGAGGAACCCTTTACTGGAAGATTTAAAAAGGCGATATCCTTTTATTTTTGAAATAGCTGTCTTCCTTGCAAGAGAATTTTACAGGTTAACCGGTTTACAAGTGAATGAAGATGAAATAGGTTTTATTGCCCTCCATCTTGGGGCTGCATTTGAGAGGTACACGGAAAAACAAAACTTCCCCAAAAGAGTAGCTATTGTTTGCCCGACAGGGTATACTACATCTAATATACTTCTTTCTAAAATTAATTCGATATATAAAGAAAAGATAAAAGTTCTAGGGGTTTTTTCATTCATGGAACTCGATTCTATTAAAAAAGATAACCCCGACTTTATATTTACTACAGTACCGCTTGAACATGACCTTCCTATAAATACTATTGTAATATCGCCCTTTCTTGATGAGAAGGACAAGAAATTGATTGATAAGACTTTAAATCTCTATTATGCAGAAAGTAAAGCTGAAAGTTTACGCAGTGAAGCCGACAAGTTTTTCAAAGAAGAACTTTTTTACAAAAACCTTGTGTTTCAAAATGAATTTCAGGTTATTGATTTTATGGCAAAAGAGCTTCATGAAAAAGGTTATGTTCCCCAAAATTATCCCCAACTTGTTATAGAAAGAGAGAAGCTATCCTCGACATCCTTCGGTAATCTTGTGGCAATACCCCACCCAGTTCTTATTAGTGCCTATGAAACGGTGATTTCGGTTGCCATCCTTGACAAACCCATTATGTGGGGGAAGCACAAAGTTCAGCTTGTCCTGATGTTTGCAATAAAGCCAGGAGACAGAAAAAAATTGGATTTTTTGTACAATCATATCATTGATGCCATTGACAGGCCCGGAGGAGTAAATAGTCTAATAGAATCCCGGGATTTTTACGATTTCAAGTCAAGATTATTAAATTTAAATTATGAGAATTAA
- a CDS encoding PTS lactose/cellobiose transporter subunit IIA produces the protein MESIEEIAFRIISAAGDSLSMMFEAMKLSRNGKFEEAEQLMQKADDFLLQAHKVQTELIAEESRGNKSEYSILMVHAQDHIMNAMLAKPLIREIINLYKRLG, from the coding sequence ATGGAATCAATAGAAGAAATAGCTTTTCGGATAATATCAGCGGCAGGAGATTCGTTATCGATGATGTTCGAAGCTATGAAACTTTCAAGAAACGGTAAATTTGAAGAAGCCGAACAGTTGATGCAAAAGGCGGATGATTTTTTGTTACAAGCCCATAAAGTGCAGACGGAATTAATAGCAGAAGAATCTCGGGGAAATAAATCTGAATATTCAATTTTAATGGTACACGCTCAGGACCATATTATGAACGCCATGCTGGCAAAACCGCTTATAAGAGAAATTATAAATTTATATAAAAGGCTTGGTTGA
- a CDS encoding N(4)-(beta-N-acetylglucosaminyl)-L-asparaginase yields MKWAIIGTWRMSLEGIIAATEILKHGGDSGDAVEEAVKIVEDFPLYKSVGYGGLPNENCEVELDAAFMDGDTLSFGAVGGIRDFKNPVSIARKLSHEKFNIFLVGSGAEEYAHKNGFERKNMLTDRAKKIWEKRVKEIYEKNLSPYDGHDTVGVVCLDKKGHMTAATSTSGLFMKKRGRVGDSPICGSGLYVDSQVGGAVATGLGEDIMKGCLSYEAVRLMESGIDPQTAAEKAVFNFSEKLRQRSGKAGAISLVCINNKGEWGVGTNVEFSFVVATDDSMPKVYLAHPENGRVICEEASEEWLQEYQRKITSPV; encoded by the coding sequence ATGAAATGGGCGATAATAGGCACTTGGCGAATGTCTCTTGAGGGCATAATTGCTGCAACAGAAATATTGAAACATGGTGGAGATTCTGGCGATGCTGTGGAGGAGGCCGTTAAAATCGTCGAGGACTTTCCACTGTACAAATCCGTGGGATACGGCGGCCTTCCCAATGAAAATTGTGAAGTGGAACTCGACGCGGCTTTTATGGACGGAGATACTCTGTCTTTTGGTGCGGTTGGCGGAATACGGGATTTTAAAAACCCCGTATCCATAGCCAGGAAATTGAGCCATGAAAAATTCAATATATTTCTTGTCGGAAGCGGAGCGGAGGAGTACGCTCATAAAAACGGCTTTGAGAGAAAGAACATGTTAACGGACAGGGCGAAGAAAATTTGGGAAAAAAGAGTCAAAGAAATTTATGAGAAAAACCTCAGCCCGTACGACGGACATGACACAGTAGGTGTTGTATGCCTCGACAAAAAAGGACATATGACCGCGGCCACGTCAACAAGTGGACTATTTATGAAAAAAAGGGGAAGGGTGGGGGATTCACCGATTTGCGGTTCGGGGTTATATGTGGACAGCCAAGTTGGGGGTGCTGTGGCAACGGGCCTTGGGGAGGATATAATGAAGGGATGCCTTTCATATGAGGCGGTTCGATTGATGGAAAGTGGGATAGATCCTCAGACAGCTGCCGAGAAAGCGGTTTTCAACTTTAGTGAAAAACTGAGGCAAAGGAGCGGTAAAGCGGGAGCAATATCTCTGGTGTGTATAAATAATAAAGGAGAATGGGGGGTTGGTACCAATGTAGAATTCTCTTTTGTAGTGGCAACCGATGACAGTATGCCGAAAGTATATCTGGCTCATCCCGAAAACGGTAGGGTTATCTGCGAAGAGGCGTCGGAGGAATGGCTTCAAGAGTATCAGAGAAAAATTACAAGTCCAGTATAA
- a CDS encoding PTS sugar transporter subunit IIB has product MKIVLICFAGMSTSMLVNRMKKAAAKRNIDADIVALSTSDMYEELDNADVILLGPQARYVLDEVREIATPKGIPVEVINSQIYGSMNGEAVLDMALELAKRE; this is encoded by the coding sequence ATGAAAATAGTATTGATCTGTTTTGCGGGAATGTCGACGAGTATGCTGGTGAACAGAATGAAAAAGGCTGCGGCTAAAAGAAACATCGATGCCGATATTGTTGCATTATCTACTTCTGATATGTACGAAGAACTGGATAATGCGGATGTAATACTACTGGGACCGCAGGCAAGGTATGTTCTTGATGAAGTCAGAGAAATAGCAACTCCAAAAGGGATTCCTGTTGAGGTAATAAATTCTCAAATTTATGGGAGTATGAACGGAGAAGCCGTACTGGATATGGCGTTGGAACTGGCAAAAAGGGAATAA
- a CDS encoding copper homeostasis protein CutC, whose product MIEVIAMTPEDAKRIEACGADRIELVSALTEGGLTPSYAMIDKVVKSVRIPVNVMIRPHSKSFIYTREEIEIMKEDIRIAKELGANGVVIGALNEKKEIHEGFIEELLNLCDGLDVTFHRAIDELEDPINGIRILSRYTHIKTVLTSGGKGSIVENIPKIREMIKNSGHISVMVGGGLNFENIGRVVKETGVKVFHFGTAVRDNRSPFGEINEHSLKDIIKIVREEGDNL is encoded by the coding sequence ATGATTGAAGTTATCGCCATGACTCCGGAAGATGCAAAACGCATTGAAGCCTGTGGAGCCGACAGAATAGAACTCGTTAGCGCTCTTACTGAAGGTGGATTGACGCCGAGCTATGCAATGATAGATAAAGTGGTAAAGTCGGTGAGAATTCCGGTAAATGTTATGATAAGGCCGCATTCGAAATCTTTTATATATACCCGGGAAGAAATCGAGATAATGAAGGAAGATATTCGAATAGCGAAAGAATTAGGAGCAAATGGAGTGGTAATCGGAGCTCTTAATGAAAAAAAAGAAATACACGAGGGTTTTATTGAAGAGTTGCTTAATTTATGTGATGGTCTAGATGTAACCTTCCATAGGGCGATTGACGAATTGGAGGACCCTATTAATGGAATCAGAATACTTTCGAGATATACACATATCAAGACTGTTTTAACTTCTGGAGGGAAAGGAAGCATTGTCGAAAATATCCCGAAAATAAGGGAAATGATAAAAAACTCTGGTCATATAAGTGTTATGGTTGGAGGAGGTTTAAACTTTGAAAACATAGGTCGGGTGGTTAAGGAAACGGGAGTAAAAGTGTTCCATTTTGGAACTGCTGTGCGGGATAATAGATCTCCTTTTGGTGAAATTAACGAACATAGCCTTAAAGATATTATTAAAATTGTTAGAGAAGAGGGCGACAATTTATGA
- a CDS encoding metal-dependent hydrolase → MVSLTFHGHACFTISSSKFNLIIDPWLKDNPLSDIKPEQVKVDYILVTHGHGDHLGDAIEIAKASNATIIAPYELATYCQSKGAKVHPMHIGGDYTFDFGWLQLTPAMHGSGELIGDQIVYMGNPCGFLLEIEGKTLYHAGDTGLFGDMRLIGEKVSLDVAMLPIGGNFVMGIDDAVRAVEFLKPKTVIPMHYNTFDIIKKDPQEFKKKVEGKTGARVVILAPGETITVN, encoded by the coding sequence ATGGTTTCTCTTACGTTTCACGGCCACGCATGTTTCACAATAAGCTCGTCTAAGTTCAATCTCATCATTGACCCGTGGCTGAAGGATAACCCTCTTTCCGACATAAAGCCCGAACAGGTGAAGGTGGACTACATACTCGTGACCCACGGCCACGGGGATCACCTGGGGGATGCGATAGAAATAGCAAAGGCCAGTAATGCCACCATAATCGCTCCCTACGAGCTTGCAACTTACTGCCAGTCTAAAGGTGCGAAGGTCCACCCGATGCACATAGGCGGGGATTATACCTTTGATTTCGGCTGGCTGCAGCTCACACCGGCGATGCACGGTTCCGGCGAGCTTATCGGCGACCAGATCGTCTACATGGGAAACCCCTGTGGATTTCTCCTGGAGATCGAGGGCAAGACTTTATACCACGCAGGGGACACCGGCCTTTTCGGGGATATGAGGCTCATAGGGGAAAAGGTTTCGCTGGACGTGGCGATGTTGCCCATCGGCGGCAATTTCGTCATGGGTATAGACGACGCCGTGAGGGCCGTGGAATTTTTAAAGCCGAAGACGGTTATTCCCATGCATTACAACACCTTCGATATCATAAAAAAGGACCCGCAGGAATTTAAGAAAAAAGTTGAGGGGAAAACAGGAGCCAGGGTGGTTATACTGGCGCCGGGAGAGACGATCACGGTAAATTGA
- a CDS encoding PTS sugar transporter subunit IIC, translating into MKKIQDFLENKFAPFATKLAGQRHLAAIRDGFISFMPFLIIGSLFIIIQDFPAPGWQELQVKLFGEEFNQFIILPKRVTYDIMSLYIVASISYKLAQSYRIDSFSAAMLGIASFILLTPITTTIDINGTTHTVSRVITVGGWYGTNGILVAIITALVVTEMFNYFIKKGIIIKMPEGVPPAVSRAFSALVPGFVIIVTMLLVRLLFLQTPYQYIHDFIYKLVSLPMQSMVANNLLGAIGTVFSISLLWSIGLNGGTIVNGIMRPFWVPLQDANLAAIEAGKLPPNIITEQFFDMIWIGGAGATLAVVFLLMFRAKSKQYRELGKMSLAPGLFNINEPIMFGLPVVLNPIGIIPLILGPVAITIVNYEAMALNLVARPTGVIIPWTTPPIIQGFLITGHISGAILQIVDILIVMLIWWPFIAIMDKKRVAEENEKVYNKGESLKL; encoded by the coding sequence ATGAAAAAAATTCAAGATTTTCTGGAAAACAAGTTTGCCCCTTTTGCCACAAAACTGGCTGGGCAGAGGCATCTTGCGGCCATACGAGACGGTTTTATTTCCTTCATGCCGTTCTTAATTATCGGTTCTCTGTTTATAATTATTCAGGATTTCCCCGCACCCGGATGGCAGGAACTGCAGGTAAAATTGTTTGGAGAGGAATTTAATCAATTCATTATTTTGCCCAAAAGGGTAACCTATGACATAATGTCACTTTATATTGTAGCATCCATATCATACAAGCTGGCACAATCATATAGAATTGACTCATTTTCCGCCGCCATGCTCGGTATCGCTTCCTTTATCCTTTTAACGCCTATTACGACAACAATAGACATAAACGGCACCACTCATACTGTTTCAAGAGTAATAACCGTCGGTGGATGGTACGGGACTAACGGTATACTTGTAGCTATTATAACAGCCTTAGTTGTAACAGAGATGTTCAATTACTTTATAAAAAAGGGAATTATCATTAAAATGCCCGAAGGTGTGCCTCCTGCCGTTTCGAGAGCTTTTTCAGCCCTTGTACCCGGTTTTGTGATAATAGTTACAATGCTGCTGGTAAGGTTACTGTTTCTCCAAACGCCGTATCAGTACATTCATGATTTCATTTACAAGCTAGTATCTCTTCCCATGCAGTCAATGGTAGCCAACAACCTGTTAGGGGCCATAGGTACGGTGTTTTCTATAAGTCTGCTTTGGTCCATAGGGCTTAATGGCGGCACTATAGTCAACGGTATCATGAGGCCGTTCTGGGTACCGTTGCAGGATGCTAATCTCGCAGCAATTGAAGCGGGAAAACTTCCCCCGAATATAATTACGGAGCAGTTTTTCGACATGATATGGATAGGCGGTGCTGGTGCAACCTTGGCAGTAGTCTTTTTACTCATGTTTAGAGCTAAATCTAAGCAGTATAGAGAGCTTGGAAAGATGTCCCTGGCGCCAGGGTTGTTCAATATAAACGAACCAATAATGTTCGGCTTGCCGGTAGTCTTGAACCCCATCGGGATAATCCCGCTTATACTTGGACCAGTTGCCATTACAATAGTCAATTATGAGGCGATGGCCCTTAATCTTGTAGCAAGGCCCACCGGGGTTATTATACCGTGGACCACTCCTCCGATAATTCAGGGTTTCTTAATTACCGGACATATATCCGGAGCTATTCTTCAAATTGTAGATATCCTGATTGTGATGTTAATATGGTGGCCGTTTATAGCGATAATGGATAAAAAAAGAGTAGCCGAAGAAAATGAAAAGGTCTATAATAAAGGTGAAAGTTTAAAATTATGA